TAACCGGGTGCCCAGCGGCGTGACAACCACCGGCCGGTTGATCAGAATCGGGTACTGCAACATGAAGTCGATCAGTTGATCGTCGCTGAAATGATTGTCTGCCAGTTTTAATTGCTCATACGGCTCGACATTTTTGCGTAACAAGGCCCGCACGGGAATACCCATATCCGCAATCAGTTTTACCAGTTCTTCACGGGCCGGTGGGGTTTCAAGATAAAAAATCACGGTTGGCTCAGCGCCGCTGTTGCGGATCAGCTCAAGGGTATTGCGCGATGTACCACAGGCCGGGTTGTGATAAATAGTGATATTGCTCATCAGGAGGTTCTCTTTTTCAATCTTAGTGTGAGGTCAGGCGTTAAACATCCGTTACAGCGCCACAGACAACCGCAGCGCTAAAGCTGCCAGCGTGACAAACAGCACAGGCAGAGTCATGACAATACCCACCCGGAAGTAATATCCCCAGGTAATCGTCATATTCTTCTGTGACAACACATGCAACCATAACAGTGTTGCCAGGCTGCCAATCGGGGTGATTTTTGGCCCCAGATCGCTGCCGATCACGTTGGCATAAATCATCGCCTCTTTAATGACTCCCGTGGCTGTGCTGCCATCAATCGACAGCGCCCCGATCAGCACGGTCGGCATATTGTTCATGATGGAAGAGAGGAAGGCGGTGATAAAGCCGGTTCCCAGCGTAGAGGCCCATAAACCCTGTTCTGCCAGCTGATTCAGCACGGCAGACAGGGCGTGCGTCAGCCCGGCATTACGTAAACCATAAACCACCAGATACATACCCAGCGAGAAAATGACGATTTGCCACGGCGCGCCGCGCAGCACTTTGCCGGTATTAATGATGTGACCTTTCCTGGCGATAATATAAAGGATCAGTGCGCCGACAGCGGCGACCAGGCTGACCGGTACGCCGAGGGGTTCAAGACCAAAGAAACCCGCCAGCAGAAGGATCAGAACCAGCCAGCCTGCTTTGAAGGTGCTGGCATCGCGGACAGCCTCAGCAGGCTGTTTCAGCAGAGAAATATCGTAAACCGGCGGGATGTCTTTGCGGAAAAACAGGTGCAGCATGACCAGTGTTGTCGCAATGGCTGCCAGATTAACCGGGCCCATGACGGACGCATATTCCGTGAATCCCAGGTTGAAGAAATCAGCCGAGACAATATTCACCAGATTTGAGACGATCAGCGGCAGGCTGGCAACATCCGCGATAAACCCGGCTGCCATGACAAAGGCTAATGTCGCGCCGCGACTGAAACCCAGAGCCAGCAGCATCGCCATGACAATCGGCGTCAGAATCAGTGCGGCACCATCATTGGCGAACAGGGCAGCGACCACCGCGCCCAGTAAAATAATCCAGGTAAATAACAGACGCCCGCGTCCGTTTCCCCAGCGTGCAACATGCAGTGCCGCCCACTCGAAGAAACCCGATTCATCCAGCAGCAGGCTGATAATGATAACGGCAATAAAAGTGGCCGTTGCGTTCCAGACTATTTGCCAGACAACCGGAATATCACCCGGGTGAACGACACCCGTCAGTAATGCCAGACCCGCACCCAGCATGGCGCTCCAGCCAATGCCCAGCCCGCGGGGCTGCCAGATAACCAGAATCAGGGTGAGTAAAAAAATAGTACCTGCCAGCAACATGATCGACTCCCTACATATTTTTTATAGTGAATGTGTTTATGGTTTTAACATGAAACCGGTGACTTATTATTCAGCTTGCGGCGTATGTTTTCGCGGTCACAGTTCCATGCAGAATCGATAATCGCCGCTGACCATGCAGGCATTTGTGGTGAGAGGCGGTAATGTACCCATTTTCCTTCCCGGCGGTCTGTGACCAGTCCGGCTTCACGTAACAGCGCGATGTGACGGGAGATCTTGGGTTGTGATTCCGCTGTTGCGGCACAGATATCGCAAACGCAAAGTTCTCCTGATTCCCTGAGAAGCATCACAATAGTCGAGCGCGTTTCGTCGGCAAGCAGTTTAAAAAGCTGCGCAGGCTGTAACATATTGAGTCCCGTTGTGGATTAGTAAAACATATGCTAATCCATATATGATGGCTTTCAAAGCACAGATTTCAGAAATGAACTCAGGGAAATATGGCGCCTGCTTTAGGTGCGCATAATCATGATTATGTTAAATATAATATCAGATTCCAGAAATCGGAATCCTGGCAGGTTTGCAGATTGCGCTGACGTCAGCGCTAAGTGCATGAGTGATTGACTTTAATTTCAATAATAAGAAAATGTTTCTTTTCGCGCGACGACCAGACATCACCGGAGTTTATCATCGCTTTTTCCCGTCATTTTCCTTGCGTCACCGCCGTCAAACACCCTGGTGCCGTTGTGGCTTTTGCGCTGTTACTGGTGGCTGGCTGTGCCTCGACACCGCCAAAATCACTGGTGACGCCGCTGCCGCCAGTGGCGAAGCACCCTCTTCCTGGTCAACCTGTGCAGAGTCATGAACCCGTGCGCGGCGTCTGGCTGGCGACCGTTTCCCGCCTCGACTGGCCACCGGTTAATTCGGTGAATGCTGGCAGTGCGTCTTTGCGCATCAGCCAGCAGCAGCAAGCGCTGACTGCCAAGCTGGATAAGCTTAAAAGTCTGGGCATCAATACGGTTTTCTTCCAGGTAAAACCTGACGGTACTGCGTTCTGGCCTTCAAAAATTTTGCCGTGGTCAGATATGCTGACGGGTAAAATTGGTCAGGATCCGGGTTATGACCCGTTGCAGTTTATGCTCGATGAAGCGCACAAGCGCGGGATGAAAGTTCATGCGTGGTTTAACCCTTACCGTGTGTCTGTGAACACCAAACCTTCGACTGTGGCGGAACTGAATCAGACATTGCCACTGCACCCTGCCAGCGTGTTTGTGCTGCACCGCGACTGGATCCGAACCTCCGGGGATCGTTTCGTGGTGGACCCTGGTATTCCTGAGGCGCGCGACTGGATCACCAGCATCGTGGCGGAAGTGGTGGCGCGTTATCCTGTCGATGGTGTGCAGTTTGATGACTATTTTTATTCCGAATCACCGGGTTCCTCGCTGGATGACAGCCTGACGTTCCGGAAGTACGGTCAGGGTTACGCTTCTAAAGCCGACTGGCGGCGTCACAATACCCAGATGCTGATTGAGCAGGTTTCACGCACCATAAAACAGCTGAAACCGGGTGTGGAATTTGGCGTCAGTCCGGCGGGTGTCTGGCGTAACGTGTCGCATGATCCGGCAGGTTCACAAACTTCCGGCGCAGCGGCTTACGATGAAGCCTATGCGGATACCCGCCTATGGGTGCAACAAGGTTTGCTCGATTATATTGCACCGCAACTGTACTGGCCATTCTCCCGCAAGGCGGCGCGTTATGACGTGCTGGCAAACTGGTGGGCAAATGTGGTCAAGCCCACACATACGCGGCTCTACATTGGTGTGGCGTTGTATAAAGTGGGTGAACCATCCAAAAATGAACCGGACTGGATGGTCAGCGGCGGCGTGCCGGAGCTGAAGAAACAGCTCGATATGAATGAATCCGTACCGCAAATTAACGGCACGATTTTGTTCCGCGAAAACTACCTCAACCAGCCGCAGACGCTGGACGCGGTCCGTTACCTGAAAAGCCGCTGGGGAAGCTGAAATAAGACAGTAAGGCACCGCCTGAACACGCAGGCGGTGCCTTTTTTTTATTGCGCGTTAAACCTTCATATCAGAACGTGTAATTTGCGCTGACCGAGACATTGCGCGGTTCACCGTAAACGGCGTAATCACTGAGCCACGAGTAGTACGTGCGGTCAAACAGGTTGTTGATGTTGGCCTGCACGGACAGCTGTTTTGTCACCTGATAACGCGTGAACAGGTCCACCAGCGCGGTACTGCCCTGCGATACACGATGCGTTTCGCCGTCCGGCCCGGTGGCATCCTGGAAGGTGCGGTTCTGCCAGTTTACACCGCCGCCGACGGTCAGATCCGGCATCATCGGTAGCTGGTAGCGGCTGAACAATTTCAGCTGGGTCTGCGGCATATTGCTGTTGAGACGGTTGCCGGTTTCGTCTTTCGCCACATAACGCGTCGCACCAAAGGTCATTTGCAGGTTGTCGGTCACCGCGCCGTTGATCTCAAACTCAGCGCCTTTGCTGACGGTGCCGCTGACCGCGACATACGCCTGCTCGCTGGAGCCGTTAACGTAATTGCTGCCATCTTCCTGTGCCACGTTATCCTGTTCGATACGGAATACTGCCATTGTGGCGGTCAGACGACCGTCCATCCACGCGGATTTAAGCCCGGTTTCGTAATTTTTCCCGGTGGTTGGGGACAGATAATGGCCGTTGATATCGCGGTCAGTCTGCGGCTGGAAGATGGACGTATAACTGGCGTATGCCGACCAGGTGTCGTTGATGTCATACACCAGACCGCCGTATGGCGTGATGTTGTTCTTGCTCATGCTGCCGCTGCTGCCATTGGTGCTCCATTGGGTATAACGTGCGCCAACGATCAGCGAAAGCGGATCCGCCAGTGAGAAGCGGGTGGCGAAATAACCGGCTTTCTGGCGGATGACATCGTCCGCATTCAGATACCAGTCTCCCCACTCCGGCTCGCTGACATTGCCGTTCCAGCTGTTGCCAAAACTGCCAATTGTGTCGCTGTCGAGAGAACCGTCTGCGCTGTAAGTCTGGTTGTGCTGGCGGCTGTAACTGACGCCAGCCACCATCTGGTGCTGACGGCCAAACAGTTCAAACGGCCCGGTGGCGTAAGTGTCGAGGGAATCCACTTTGCGCGTGCCACGGTCTTTACTGCCAAAACCGCTGAGACCAGTGCCCGTCGTGTGATCCGGGAAATCCATCAGATACAGCAATTTATCATTAAACGTTTGCTCGCCATGTGTGCCGTTTACACGGAATGTCCAGCCGTTATCAAAGTCATGTTTAACGTTGGCGAACACTTTACGCGACTGAATAGCATAATTCGTCCAGTCGGCGGAAGTGTTGGTACTGCGGTCATAATGCGTGCGCGAGCCGTCTGTGTACCAGGTTGGCAGGCCGCCCCAGGTCGGGTTGCCGGTGTTATTTTCCTGATAATCGTAACCGAGCGACACGGTGGTGTTATCGGTCACATCGGCATCCACCACGCCGTAGAAGAATTTTTTACGCTTGTGATAGCGATCCAGCCAGCTGTCCTGATCCTGATAACCGGCTACCACGCGCCCGCGCACCGAACCTTCCTGATTCAGCGGGCCGGAAGCATCGAGCACGTAACGCTGTTTGTTCCAGCTTCCGTAACTGGCGCTGATATCGCCGGTGAATTCTTTGCTGTCGGCGTGTTTACGCACCATGTTGACAGAGGCGGCCGGATTGCCCGCCCCGGTCATCAGGCCTGTGGCGCCACGCACCACTTCGATGCGGTCATAAATCGCGGTGTCTTCGGCGGCATCACCAAAATTCCAGGTGTCGCTGACGGACGTTGGAATGTCGTCGTAAGTGTAATTATTGATGTAAAAACCGCGGGAGAAATAGGATACGCGTTCGCTGTCGATGACTTCCGTCGAGATGCCGGTGG
This is a stretch of genomic DNA from Rahnella aceris. It encodes these proteins:
- the arsC gene encoding glutaredoxin-dependent arsenate reductase, with product MSNITIYHNPACGTSRNTLELIRNSGAEPTVIFYLETPPAREELVKLIADMGIPVRALLRKNVEPYEQLKLADNHFSDDQLIDFMLQYPILINRPVVVTPLGTRLCRPSEEVLAILPDAQRGAFTKEDGEAVIDENGKRITKI
- a CDS encoding glycoside hydrolase family 10 protein, with product MAFSRHFPCVTAVKHPGAVVAFALLLVAGCASTPPKSLVTPLPPVAKHPLPGQPVQSHEPVRGVWLATVSRLDWPPVNSVNAGSASLRISQQQQALTAKLDKLKSLGINTVFFQVKPDGTAFWPSKILPWSDMLTGKIGQDPGYDPLQFMLDEAHKRGMKVHAWFNPYRVSVNTKPSTVAELNQTLPLHPASVFVLHRDWIRTSGDRFVVDPGIPEARDWITSIVAEVVARYPVDGVQFDDYFYSESPGSSLDDSLTFRKYGQGYASKADWRRHNTQMLIEQVSRTIKQLKPGVEFGVSPAGVWRNVSHDPAGSQTSGAAAYDEAYADTRLWVQQGLLDYIAPQLYWPFSRKAARYDVLANWWANVVKPTHTRLYIGVALYKVGEPSKNEPDWMVSGGVPELKKQLDMNESVPQINGTILFRENYLNQPQTLDAVRYLKSRWGS
- the fhuE gene encoding ferric-rhodotorulic acid/ferric-coprogen receptor FhuE: MSLNGRVYDVQQGALKVRKTFTVSTLALAIFVLVNPAQAAETGSGTTGTANTAASGSQQDMVIEGSATAAASDGQDYAVKTTTAGTKMNLTPRDIPQSVSVITKQRMQDQNLQSVGDVLNNTTGISTEVIDSERVSYFSRGFYINNYTYDDIPTSVSDTWNFGDAAEDTAIYDRIEVVRGATGLMTGAGNPAASVNMVRKHADSKEFTGDISASYGSWNKQRYVLDASGPLNQEGSVRGRVVAGYQDQDSWLDRYHKRKKFFYGVVDADVTDNTTVSLGYDYQENNTGNPTWGGLPTWYTDGSRTHYDRSTNTSADWTNYAIQSRKVFANVKHDFDNGWTFRVNGTHGEQTFNDKLLYLMDFPDHTTGTGLSGFGSKDRGTRKVDSLDTYATGPFELFGRQHQMVAGVSYSRQHNQTYSADGSLDSDTIGSFGNSWNGNVSEPEWGDWYLNADDVIRQKAGYFATRFSLADPLSLIVGARYTQWSTNGSSGSMSKNNITPYGGLVYDINDTWSAYASYTSIFQPQTDRDINGHYLSPTTGKNYETGLKSAWMDGRLTATMAVFRIEQDNVAQEDGSNYVNGSSEQAYVAVSGTVSKGAEFEINGAVTDNLQMTFGATRYVAKDETGNRLNSNMPQTQLKLFSRYQLPMMPDLTVGGGVNWQNRTFQDATGPDGETHRVSQGSTALVDLFTRYQVTKQLSVQANINNLFDRTYYSWLSDYAVYGEPRNVSVSANYTF
- a CDS encoding metalloregulator ArsR/SmtB family transcription factor, with product MLQPAQLFKLLADETRSTIVMLLRESGELCVCDICAATAESQPKISRHIALLREAGLVTDRREGKWVHYRLSPQMPAWSAAIIDSAWNCDRENIRRKLNNKSPVSC
- a CDS encoding arsenic transporter, producing MLLAGTIFLLTLILVIWQPRGLGIGWSAMLGAGLALLTGVVHPGDIPVVWQIVWNATATFIAVIIISLLLDESGFFEWAALHVARWGNGRGRLLFTWIILLGAVVAALFANDGAALILTPIVMAMLLALGFSRGATLAFVMAAGFIADVASLPLIVSNLVNIVSADFFNLGFTEYASVMGPVNLAAIATTLVMLHLFFRKDIPPVYDISLLKQPAEAVRDASTFKAGWLVLILLLAGFFGLEPLGVPVSLVAAVGALILYIIARKGHIINTGKVLRGAPWQIVIFSLGMYLVVYGLRNAGLTHALSAVLNQLAEQGLWASTLGTGFITAFLSSIMNNMPTVLIGALSIDGSTATGVIKEAMIYANVIGSDLGPKITPIGSLATLLWLHVLSQKNMTITWGYYFRVGIVMTLPVLFVTLAALALRLSVAL